The proteins below come from a single Papaver somniferum cultivar HN1 chromosome 11, ASM357369v1, whole genome shotgun sequence genomic window:
- the LOC113324249 gene encoding uncharacterized protein LOC113324249 produces the protein MDLIRPEFELLDSEGLEYHRWVSDEFTFVAKDYTSTIKPSANAAPETEKDKAHALMFLKRHIDPNLCWGYHHLKTPKELCDILYSRFGNIHDSLIPQLNVLWNEIRFLDYIKVNDFQKDMLQIQERMDFCGKKLTDEEMIQKTISTFPTSSMILANQYRLEVDNKRITTFSRLINLLRVAERHNEILVNNNARAVGKKKVPEANHGKVNRGKNPKGKRARHYDPHPHDPYPRGDNTSHGRVRKGNNRGQGRKGYSNVWHREETSGHSGSDPKFEKTPKNPTNKKSTDENAPCFRCGFTRNWYKHCKASANLDATYKKYWETLEEEANYMEENEVTPDINLTVSDFLGNADFSPTMDVSNFAWA, from the coding sequence ATGGACCTAATTCGACCAGAATTCGAACTTTTGGACTCAGAAGGACTTGAGTACCATCGTTGGGTATCTGATGAATTCACCTTCGTGGCAAAGGACTACACCTCCACTATCAAGCCGTCTGCCAACGCTGCTCCAGAAACTGAGAAAGACAAAGCTCATGCTCTTATGTTCCTCAAGAGGCATATCGATCCTAACCTATGCTGGGGTTATCATCACTTGAAGACACCAAAAGAGCTATGTGATATTCTATATAGCCGTTTTGGGAACATTCATGATTCCTTAATACCACAATTGAACGTCCTGTGGAACGAAATCCGCTTCCTCGATTATATAAAAGTGAATGATTTCCAAAAAGACATGCTGCAAATTCAGGAACGTATGGACTTTTGTGGAAAGAAACTAACTGATGAGGAAATGATTCAGAAAACCATATCGACCTTTCCCACCTCTTCCATGATACTAGCGAACCAGTATCGTTTAGAGGTTGACAACAAGAGAATCACCACATTCAGTAGGTTGATAAACTTACTTAGAGTGGCTGAAAGGCACAATGAGATTCTTGTCAATAACAATGCCAGAGCTGTCGGGAAAAAGAAAGTTCCCGAAGCTAACCATGGTAAGGTCAATAGGGGAAAGAACCCCAAAGGAAAGAGGGCTCGACATTATGATCCACACCCCCATGATCCATACCCACGTGGAGATAACACATCTCATGGAAGAGTACGTAAGGGAAATAATCGAGGTCAAGGACGTAAAGGTTACTCCAATGTTTGGCACAGAGAAGAGACTTCTGGCCATAGTGGTAGTGATCCTAAGTTCGAGAAAACACCCAAAAATCCCACCAACAAAAAGTCCACAGATGAAAATGCGCCTTGTTTTAGGTGTGGATTTACCAGAAATTGGTACAAGCACTGTAAGGCTAGTGCCAATCTAGATGCGACCTACAAAAAGTACTGGGAAACTCTAGAAGAAGAGGCTAACTATATGGAAGAAAATGAGGTAACCCCTGATATCAACCTCACAGTCTCAGACTTCCTAGGCAATGCGGACTTTTCCCCAACAATGGATGTGTCTAACTTTGCTTGGGCCTAA